Genomic window (Electrophorus electricus isolate fEleEle1 chromosome 25, fEleEle1.pri, whole genome shotgun sequence):
ttattaattacactGTTAAATTTAAATGCTCCGCTTGCTGTATGGCTTCACAACGCAGAGCTTGTGCGTCTCTCGTAGCACTTGTGAAAGCACACGTTGTCTAAGGGAGAAGCATCATTCTTTAAGAACAAATGTACAGTGATGCCGTTTCCCAACCTCCCCGTGTTCCTGCTGACCTTTGCCTGGCAGGGTAGCTGGAGCGACGTCGTGGGCCGGCGGCGTTCCCTGCTCACGTGCCTTCTCCTCAGTGCCTTCGGATACGGCCTGCTCGGGCTTTCCAGTAGCATTGCCCTGTTCGTGCTGGCCAGGATCCCAGTGGGTAAGACGGGCAcatctgtaataaataaatattcatttctaAACGTATTACTCTATTACATTTCATTGCTCATTTCCTGGATTGACGCACTGCATCTGTGGTTTTTGCTAGAGCGAGGATTATGGGTAGTGACCCCAGTAACTATGCGGAAACTGCCTGTCGTCAGGCTTAGACGTTCACTTGATGTGTAGCGCGCGTGACCGACAGCCAAGGCTACCTGTTCACAGGGCTGTTTAAACACTCCTTGTCCATCTGCCGAGCCCTCCTGTCGGACCTAGTGTCGGAGAAGGAGCGCCCCCTGGTGATGGGTCACTTTAATGCGGCGTCCAGTGTGGGATTCATCCTCGGCCCAGTGGTAGGAGGCTACCTTGCTGAACACGAGGGAGGCTTCTACATGTCCTCGCTCGTCTGTGCTGCCATGTTCCTTCTTAACGCAGGTAGGAGGACATAAGTGGTTGTTACACAGAACGGACAACAAACTTGGGCAAGACGACTATCTCCATGCAAATATCTTAAATTTATTGGGATCAGAACGCTGACAGTAGCACTTTTTGCTCTTCCATACTTACAAATGCATATTCATGAGGTGGAGGCCTAAAATGactattgttgtttatttatttatctatttatttattattgtgacTCACACCAACAAAGTCACTTCTGTAGACGTGTCCAGCCCATTATGAGCTTCCCCTCAGGTCTGGTGTGGATGTTACCCTGGCGCGAGGCTCTAAACCAAAGTTTAGACGCCGACAGCAGGGAACCCTGTTCTGAGCCGAAGAACTGTTCAGATGGGACCCGCCCTATCCCCGTCCCAGGCTGGGGTGCTGCGGCTCTGCTCCGGCCTGCCTGGAAGCAGCTGTCCCTGGTGGTGGTGCGGATCCGCGCCGTGGCCTCCTCGGACTTGTGGGACGTGTTCCTGGTGCGTCTCTTGATGGCTGTGTCCATAATCCTGTACTACAGCAACTTCTCCCTGGCCATGGAGGAGCGCTTCGAGCTCCGGCCCAAAGTGACTGGCTACCTGATCAGTTACAGCAGCATGCTGGGAGCGCTCGCCGGCTGCCTGGTGGGCCCTGTCACTTATCTCTATGGCAACGACATCCCGGCCCTGCTGCTACACTCCACCGTGTTGACGTGCTCGCTGATCTTCCTGTACGCCACGGCTCCCGGCGTCTGGCAGGTGGtgctctcctccaccttcttTGCCATCTCCACCAACATCGGCCGCACCTGCATCACCGACCTGGAGCTGCGGAGGGGCGGAGCCCAGGCCAGCGGCACCCTGATCGGGGCGGGGCAGTCAGTGACCGCAGTGGGGCGCGTGTTGGCACCCTTGTTTTCGGGCCTGGCGCAGGAGTTTAGCCCCTGTGGACCTCCCAGCCTGGGGGTGGCGTTGTCGCTGGGGGCGGTGGGCTTACTGCTCATCCGGACTCCGAAGTGGGAGAGTAAAGTCAAGGCGAAAGACAAGGAGCACTGACCAGACGGAGTCGGGACGGGGAAGGAGTGGAGTCACGCACGGGACGGGGGAGGGGTGTTTGGTGGACAACGGTTCAAGTTGGCGGTTATGCGCATCTGTCTGAAGTGATCCGGTTTCGGAACTGTGGAGCTACAACTGTGACGGAAGCAGGACTCGCGGATCTGTGCGTCCAGCTGTCCTGGCAGTGAGGTTCCACGATGTGGGTGACTGGCACGGTGACCGACGGAACCGCTGCAGGGGCCTCTGTAGGACCCAGTGGACCCCACgaagagagagatgcagggtGCCTGCCGAAATGTGATGAGCGAAAGCAGGAGTACTGAACAGAGGAACGTCTGGATCCTTGGACGTATGGGATCTATGTATGATGGGGAAGCACCACTTTATGGAATGACCTCAGCGGGACATTAAAGGCACAGGAAGttttaagctgtgtgtgtgtttacaataGAATTGCAACTTTAGTTCTTAACATTGATTTCCTTTATTGTTGATGAGTTGGTGAATAAAGTGAGACTGTTATTATATTCCTGTACCTTAAATATTAGGAATGGCCATATAGGATAAGTACATTCTGTACACATCCAGCCTGCTCTTTCCTAAAGCACAGACTACACCCACTCCTGCCTGTGGTCACGTGCTGCTATAGTCGCCTCCTGCGCCGCACAAGGGAACGCGAGCCACGCCGAAGGTAGGAGATGAGCTGTGGTTGACCGAGATGGGCCGTAAGAGATGGTAGGAGGTGCGTTCCACTGCAGTCCATATGAGGTCTCAAACTGTCAAAATTACGTGCAAATATCGGCAAAAGTATCGACACCTGGGAAATGCAACCACCATGACCCCAAGTGTGAAGCCAAGTTATTATTAACAAAATGATGATGGACCTAAGacaaatgaccaaaaaaaaccttttaaatttAGGAACTGTAGTAGTTTTATGCATGGTTGTTTATCAGCCCACATACATGTATTTACCAGTTTTGCCCAGTAATCAGGAGGTTGTAAATGTAACGATTCATTTCAGGCCATCAAAATACTTT
Coding sequences:
- the mfsd9 gene encoding major facilitator superfamily domain-containing protein 9 gives rise to the protein MRSSTCSLLPKTRTPVRIIKCIYVVGFMDLFGVSMIIPLLSHHVKSLGASPTVAGIVGSTYGVLQLFSSTLIGSWSDVVGRRRSLLTCLLLSAFGYGLLGLSSSIALFVLARIPVGLFKHSLSICRALLSDLVSEKERPLVMGHFNAASSVGFILGPVVGGYLAEHEGGFYMSSLVCAAMFLLNAGLVWMLPWREALNQSLDADSREPCSEPKNCSDGTRPIPVPGWGAAALLRPAWKQLSLVVVRIRAVASSDLWDVFLVRLLMAVSIILYYSNFSLAMEERFELRPKVTGYLISYSSMLGALAGCLVGPVTYLYGNDIPALLLHSTVLTCSLIFLYATAPGVWQVVLSSTFFAISTNIGRTCITDLELRRGGAQASGTLIGAGQSVTAVGRVLAPLFSGLAQEFSPCGPPSLGVALSLGAVGLLLIRTPKWESKVKAKDKEH